Proteins found in one Triticum aestivum cultivar Chinese Spring chromosome 4D, IWGSC CS RefSeq v2.1, whole genome shotgun sequence genomic segment:
- the LOC123098588 gene encoding homeobox-leucine zipper protein HOX21 isoform X1 → MASNGMASSPSAFFPPNFLLHMQQAPPQHDPQEHHQQHHHHHHEHHLPPPHPQHNPFLPSPQCPSLQDFRGGLSPMLGKRPAMYGGGDGGCGGDEVTGGGANEEETSDDGSQLGGEKKRRLNVEQVRTLEKNFEVANKLEPERKMQLARALGLQPRQVAIWFQNRRARWKTKQLEKDYDVLKRQFDAVKAENDALLSHNKKLQSEILGLKGCREAASELINLNKETEASCSNRSENSSEINLDISRTPPSDGPMDAPPSHQQGGGGGGMIPFYPSVARPAGVDIDHLLHASVPKMEHHHGGPDTASFGNLLCGVDEPPPFWPWADHQQFN, encoded by the exons ATGGCCAGCAATGGCATGGCGTCCTCTCCCTCCGCCTTCTTCCCTCCGAATTTCCTCCTCCACATGCAGCAAGCACCGCCGCAGCATGACCCCCAAGAACACcaccagcagcaccaccaccaccaccatgagcACCACCTCCCTCCCCCCCATCCCCAGCACAACCCCTTCCTCCCCTCCCCCCAATGCCCCTCCCTCCAGGACTTCCGTGGCG GTCTGTCGCCAATGCTGGGGAAGCGCCCGGCGATgtacgggggcggcgacgggggctgCGGCGGCGACGAGGTGACCGGCGGCGGCGCGAACGAGGAGGAGACGTCGGACGACGGGTCGCAGCTGGGCGGCGAGAAGAAGCGGCGGCTGAACGTGGAGCAGGTGCGGACGCTGGAGAAGAACTTCGAGGTGGCCAACAAGCTGGAGCCGGAGCGCAAGATGCAGCTGGCGCGCGCGCTGGGGCTGCAGCCGCGCCAGGTGGCCATCTGGTTCCAGAACCGCCGCGCCCGGTGGAAGACAAAGCAGctggagaaggactacgacgtgctCAAGCGCCAGTTCGACGCCGTCAAGGCCGAGAACGACGCCCTCCTCTCCCACAACAAGAAGCTCCAGTCCGAG ATACTTGGACTGAAAGGCTGCAGGGAGGCGGCGTCGGAGCTGATCAACCTCAACAAGGAGACGGAGGCGTCCTGCAGCAACCGCAGCGAGAACAGCTCCGAGATCAACCTCGACATCTCGCGCACGCCGCCGTCCGACGGCCCCATGGATGCACCGCCGTCGCACcagcagggcggcgggggcgggggcatgATCCCCTTCTACCCCTCCGTCGCCCGCCCCGCCGGTGTCGACATCGACCATCTCCTCCACGCCTCCGTCCCCAAGATGGAGCACCACCACGGCGGCCCGGACACGGCCAGCTTCGGCAACCTGCTGTGCGGCGTCGACGAGCCGCCGCCGTTCTGGCCGTGGGCGGATCACCAGCAGTTCAACTGA
- the LOC123098588 gene encoding homeobox-leucine zipper protein HOX21 isoform X2, whose product MASNGMASSPSAFFPPNFLLHMQQAPPQHDPQEHHQQHHHHHHEHHLPPPHPQHNPFLPSPQCPSLQDFRGGRHIHNFMPCLSPMLGKRPAMYGGGDGGCGGDEVTGGGANEEETSDDGSQLGGEKKRRLNVEQVRTLEKNFEVANKLEPERKMQLARALGLQPRQVAIWFQNRRARWKTKQLEKDYDVLKRQFDAVKAENDALLSHNKKLQSEILGLKGCREAASELINLNKETEASCSNRSENSSEINLDISRTPPSDGPMDAPPSHQQGGGGGGMIPFYPSVARPAGVDIDHLLHASVPKMEHHHGGPDTASFGNLLCGVDEPPPFWPWADHQQFN is encoded by the exons ATGGCCAGCAATGGCATGGCGTCCTCTCCCTCCGCCTTCTTCCCTCCGAATTTCCTCCTCCACATGCAGCAAGCACCGCCGCAGCATGACCCCCAAGAACACcaccagcagcaccaccaccaccaccatgagcACCACCTCCCTCCCCCCCATCCCCAGCACAACCCCTTCCTCCCCTCCCCCCAATGCCCCTCCCTCCAGGACTTCCGTGGCGGTAGGCACATCCATAACTTCATGCCTT GTCTGTCGCCAATGCTGGGGAAGCGCCCGGCGATgtacgggggcggcgacgggggctgCGGCGGCGACGAGGTGACCGGCGGCGGCGCGAACGAGGAGGAGACGTCGGACGACGGGTCGCAGCTGGGCGGCGAGAAGAAGCGGCGGCTGAACGTGGAGCAGGTGCGGACGCTGGAGAAGAACTTCGAGGTGGCCAACAAGCTGGAGCCGGAGCGCAAGATGCAGCTGGCGCGCGCGCTGGGGCTGCAGCCGCGCCAGGTGGCCATCTGGTTCCAGAACCGCCGCGCCCGGTGGAAGACAAAGCAGctggagaaggactacgacgtgctCAAGCGCCAGTTCGACGCCGTCAAGGCCGAGAACGACGCCCTCCTCTCCCACAACAAGAAGCTCCAGTCCGAG ATACTTGGACTGAAAGGCTGCAGGGAGGCGGCGTCGGAGCTGATCAACCTCAACAAGGAGACGGAGGCGTCCTGCAGCAACCGCAGCGAGAACAGCTCCGAGATCAACCTCGACATCTCGCGCACGCCGCCGTCCGACGGCCCCATGGATGCACCGCCGTCGCACcagcagggcggcgggggcgggggcatgATCCCCTTCTACCCCTCCGTCGCCCGCCCCGCCGGTGTCGACATCGACCATCTCCTCCACGCCTCCGTCCCCAAGATGGAGCACCACCACGGCGGCCCGGACACGGCCAGCTTCGGCAACCTGCTGTGCGGCGTCGACGAGCCGCCGCCGTTCTGGCCGTGGGCGGATCACCAGCAGTTCAACTGA